The nucleotide sequence CCTGCAACTGAAGTAATTCATCCTGCATCTGTTCCCGAATCAATGGATCGAGAGCAGAAAAGGCCTCGTCCATTAATAAAACAGACGCATCGTTTGCTAATGCTCTTGCCAGTCCAACACGCTGCTGCATACCTCCCGACAACTCATTTACACGTTGATTTTCGTAACCCTTTAACCCAACGAGATCTACAGTCTGCAAAGCTTTATTCTCTCGTTCTTCTTTTTTAACACCCTGTAATTCAAGCCCGAATGCAATATTACTAAGCACAGTTCGGTGAGGCAAGAGACCAAAATGCTGAAAGACCATAGCCAATTCGGTTCTCCTCAAGAGCTGTAACTCTTTATCTGACTTTCGGGTTATATTATCACCATTAATAAATACATCACCAAGCGTAGGTTCGTTCAATCGGTTAAGGCATCGAAGCAAAGATGACTTTCCACTACCGGAAAGTCCCATAACCACGAAAACTTCACCTTCCTTAATTTCCAAATTTACATTTCGAACAGCCACAGTGCATCCGCTGGATTTCAAAATCTCGGCTTTATCTTTACCCTCCATTAACATTCTTTTGGCCTTCGACTTATCGTGACCAAAAATGACAGAGAGATTTTTTATTTCAATTTTTTCTTTCATATTTTCTCTTTTAAAAATAATACCCCAAATTAAGATTAGTACGTCCATGCCAGGAATTGCTACTTCCTCCTTCAGCAAAAGCGTTAGTCCATTCCGGGCCTAACCATGCATGATTCTTTCCTAATGCATAGTCAGCGTATGCATAAATGCTACCTATTGTAAGCATACAACCCGTCACATTCTGGAAACTATCCTTAAACCCGTTGGCTCTTTTATCCATCCAACCAAAATCATTATAAAACTGCAAGTCTGAAACCGGTCCCCATGCTACCGGAACCGTATAAGAAACCCCCGCAGTGTACAAATTTGCTCTCGAAGCCACCGCATAAGGAGCTCCATAGGCAGTCATCATAACTACATCACGCGTATCACCCTCTTTGTTTTCGGGGTTTTTATCGTAAGAAGCTAATTCTAACTTAAGATTCCAGCGATTGAAATTCATTTCATAGTGCACAGCCAGGGCATTGTGATTTCCATTATTCTTCGTTTCAATATTATACAAACCACCATACATGGCAGAAACACCCAAGCGATGCTTAACCGCATTTCCGAATGAATAAAATAGCTGACCATTTAGCTGATTATTTTCTTTATTGTTCCCAGCCACATCATAAGCATAACGACTGTCGGACAAAGGCGAAGCAGAAGCAAAATCAAGTTCTTCGGCATTTTTAAAAAAAGCAAGCGCATATTCCCATTTGTCATCTTTATGAACAAATTTTATTCCCATATCAGAATCGTCTTCCAAACCTGCGTAATAATTTATCTGAAAGAAATAACTATGCGAATTAAAAGGAGTAATACCAAAGGGAACTCTTGTAAGACCAATCTGAAGCTGATCTTCGGGAGTAAACGCATACCCCATCCATCCGGATTTCAGCATACTTCCACCAGCGCTTTTTGCATAAAACCGATATTCGGCATCAAGCATAACTTTTTTATAGGATGCATTTACATTAAGCCTAAAAACATCGAAGCCAAAATCGCCTCCCCGATCTTTACTGCCCTCCTTCCAATCGGAATAATTGTAATTAAAACGCAGAGCACCTCCAATAGAAACCTTCGGAATCTCATTTTGTACCTGAGAAGTTGCAACAAACGACGTCGCTAAAAATAAAGACAATAGCAGCTCTTTATGTCTCATAAAGTAGTTGTTTATGCCAGACGACAGCAAACAGATGTCTTAGCCAAAAAACAATTTGGCTACCGGCTGATTAATAAATTGTAATAAAAGCAGGAGTGTAGATTAAGCGAAAAAAAATGCTTTGGAAGTAAAAAGAAATTAGATTCGGAACAAACCAAAAAATGATATTCTTACTAACAGAAAAAACCTGCTTTTTTTATTGATAATGCAAATATAAGAAAATTAATCCAGACCGCCAAACATCTAACTCATAATAATTCAATCCATTACAGAATTTCGCGTCTTAAAGCCTGTTTATTCAGGATACGAATCTGCCTTCGTTCCTGCATGATAAGACCCTCCTCTACAAGCTCGTAAAGCACTTTTGCAAGAGCTGGTCTGGTTACCCCAAAATGTTCGGAGAGTTCTTGCTGAGTTTCTTCCAGAATTAAATCGGACGAGTTGTTTCCAACCCTTTCCAACAAATAAAATATCAGTCGGGTACGAATGGTTTTACAGGAAAGGAGCCTCAGTTTATCCGTCAGACAAAGCATGCAGGAAGCACTAAACTGAAGGAAATTTTTCAGAAAAACCTCATTATTCAACAAAGATAACATAACCGAATCGCGGGTTACCATCATAATCATTGAATCTTCCAGTACGGTTACATTCACAGGAAAACGGTTATTCTCACCAAATAAAAATGCGGAAGCAATCGGACGAGAGGCTGCAATGGTTTCTATACGAAGTGCTGCTCCGGAACGATCAACCATTTCAGTTTTCACCTTTCCTTTAAGTAAAAGGTAGAGATGCTTGCATAGATCGCCGGCATGCACTACTATTTCACCCTTTCTGAATGATGAAACAGAATAATCCAGACCAGCCAGAAAGGGTCCTTGCTTATCTGCCTGTATTCCAGAAAATAGAGGAATAGAAAACAACTTGTAATCTTCCATGACGATGAATAAGTAAGTTAAACAAAGTCTCTTATCCTTAAAAGGTAAACATGTTCAAAAATAGCATTTTTTCTGAACATGCAAGAACAAATAGATTATTTTGTAATATTTATTACAAAATAATTGTTTGTTAATCAACATCTTTACCTCTTTATTAACCACAACAACCGAAGAATCCGTATGAAGTTAACCAAATTCATTGATAAGATTCTCCCTTCGAGACGATGGAAGATTTATGCCATCCTGTTTTTTGGTGTTGTCTGCGGACTAGGATTCTACACCGTGTACGCCTCCAGGGCTGCCAGTTATCTGTCCGATAATCCCTCCACGTGTGTAAACTGCCATATCATGTCGCCTTTTTATGCCACCTGGAATCACAGTTCGCACGCCAGAAATGCCACATGCAACGATTGTCATGTACCCCAGGACAATGTTTTCCGCAAATATTACTTTAAAGGCAAAGATGGTATGCGTCATGCCTCGATTTTTGCGATACGAGGCGAAAAACAGGTTATTCAGGCAATCGACGAGAGTGCCACAGTGATAATGGAAAACTGTATACGCTGTCATACGCAGCTAAATACCGAACTGGTAAAAACAGGCCGGATGAACTACGATATGGTGAAAGCCGGCGAAGGAAAAGCCTGCTGGGATTGCCACAGGGACATTCCGCACGGAGGGACCAATAGTTTATCTTCTACCCCAAACGCCTTGGTACCTTATCCTAAATCGGATACCCCGGAATGGCTAAAAAAATTACTATCCGAACAATAATTAAAACCTGAAAATACTATCTTATTATGGAAAATAAAATAAAATCATGGCAAGGCTGGCTTCTGTTTGCAGGAAGCATGATCGTCGTTTTTATATTGGGGATGCTGGCCTCGTCTATCAACGAACGGCGAGCCGAAATTGTTACCATATTCAATAACAAGAAGACAGACATCAAGGGTATCGAATCAAGAAACGAAGTATTTGCCGACAATTATCCGCGGGAATACAATACCTGGCTGCAAACAGCAGATACAAGCTTCCGCAGCGAGTTTAACGGAAATCAAATGGTGGATGTACTGGCTCAGCGGCCCAACATGGTAATCCTTTGGGCTGGTTATGCCTTTTCCAAGGATTATTCCACACCCCGCGGACATATGCACGCCATAGAAGATATAGTTCATACGCTGCGAACCGGAGCACCTGTGTCCGACACAGACGGACCTCAGCCTGCCACCTGCTGGAGCTGTAAAAGTCCGGACGTTCCTCGTATGATGCAGGCTGTTGGCGTCGAAAACTTTTATAAAGCCAAATGGGGAGCCATGGGAAGCGAAATTGTTAATCCCATAGGATGTGCCGATTGCCATGAACCCGAAAAGATGAATCTGCAGATAAGCAGACCGGCGCTGATTGAAGCCTTCGAAAGACAGGGACGGGATATCAAGCAAGCCTCTTTGCAGGAAATGCGTTCGCTGGTATGCGCGCAATGTCACGTGGAATATTTCTTTAAGGGAGAAGGGAAATACCTCACCTTCCCATGGGACAAGGGAATGACCGTCGAAACCATGGAAACCTATTACGACGAAAACGAATATGCCGACTACACCCATTCGCTAAGCAAAGCACCCATGCTTAAAGCACAGCATCCCGACTATGAATTATCACAAATGGGTATACATGCCCAGCGCGGAGTGGCTTGCGCCGATTGTCACATGCCTTACATGAGCGAAGGAGGTGTGAAGTTCAGCGACCATCATATCCAAAGTCCGCTTGCCATGATTGACCGCACTTGTCAGGTTTGCCACAGGGAAACCGAAGAAACACTGCGAAACAATGTATACGACCGTCAGCGAAAGGCCAATGAAATACGCAACCGTCTTGAATCCGAACTGGCAACCGCCCATATTGAAGCGAAGTTTGCCTGGGAAAAGGGAGCAACCGAAGCACAAATGAAACCGGTACTGAAAGCACTTCGGGCAGCCCAGTGGCGTTGGGATTTTGCGGTAGCCTCGCACGGAGGAGCCTTTCATGCACCTCAGGAGTTTCAGCGGATACTCGCACACGGACTAGATAACGCCATGCAGGCCCGCATAGCAACTACCAAAGTACTTGCCAGCTTAGGCTTTACAGGCGATGTTCCTTTGCCGGACATCTCAACCAAGGGCAAAGCACAGGCCTATATCGGTCTGGATATGGCAAGTGAAAAACAGCTGAAAGACGAATTCATAAAAACAATAGTCCCCGAATGGCTAAAAAAAGCAAAGGAAAATAACCGACTAAAAGATAAAAACTAAGTTATGTGGAAACATCCGTGGGGATATATGGAGGGAGCTGTAATCTGTTTCGGCCTGTTTATAACCGGAACAATCTTGCAACTTACAGTAGGACCGGTAAACACTATCCTCTTTCAATTCCCGGTTAATCTTATTTTTGCAGGAATTTATTGGGTGTGTATGCTTATCATGCACCTGAACAAGAAACGCAGCGCCATCATCCGGTGGCTATCCGGCATGGAAGCCAGTCTAACTGCCATCGGAGCATTTCTGCTTATGGTCTTGATAATGGGACTAAACAAGCAGACTCCGATTCCATCCGACATACACTCCGATGGGATAGTGGCAGATATAGGATTCCGTCAACTCACCTCATCCTGGTCCTTTCTGCTTATCTTTCTTTACATGGTTACCATTCTTTTGCTCACCACACTCCGGAAAGGACTTAAATTCAAGCGCGCCAACATTGGATTTCTGCTAAACCACATCGGACTGTCTGTTGTACTCTGGGGAGCGATACTGGGTAGCGGAGACATCCAGCGGTTACATATGGTTGCACAAACAGGCAATCCCGAATGGAGAGCATCCGACGCGATGGGAAAAATAAGCGAACTTCCGCTTGCCATTCAGCTGGAACAGTTTACCATAGACGAGTATCCGCCCAAAGTAATGGTTATCGATAACTTTACAGGCGTAAGTCTCCCGAATGGAAAACCAGAGATGCTTTCCATGGAAAACGATTCGCTGAGCGGTAAACTGCTGGACTGGCAACTTACCGGAAGCAAGTATTTGTCCAGGGCCGCCTGGATACAGGGAAAATATGTTCCCTATCGGAACGAAGGAGCCACCGCCGCCCTGTACGTAAAAGCCAAAAACCTGAAGTCGGGCACCCAAAAAGAAGGATGGATCAGCTACGGAAGCTTTATGTTTCCACATCAAGCCCTGGAGCTGGATAGTGGAAAAAGTCTGGTGATGCCTCCATGCGAACCAAAACGATTCGCCTCCATTGTTACCGTATTTACAAAAGAGGGCAAAAGTATTCCGGCAACCATCGAAGTAAACAAACCCCTCAAAGTAAACGGATGGAAAATATTCCTGCTGGGCTACGACGAATCCATGGGCAGATGGAGTAAGACATGTACTTTCGAGCTTGTAAAAGACCCCTGGATTCCGGTTGTTTACACGGGCATTATCATGATGCTTGCCGGAGCTTTGCATCTGTTTCTTTTCACAAAAACAAGGAGAAAAAAGATATGACCTGGGATTATTTCGGTTGGATTGTGCTGGCATCATCCCTTTGCTGGACAGCAGGAGCCCTCATTGCCTGGAAGGGTATGAGCCGCCCCCTTGCTGTGGGGATAACCGCCTCGGGCATCCTTCTATTCTTTCTCTTTATCATCGGATTATGGATTTCATTGGAACGCCCTCCCCTCCGCACCCTTGGCGAAACCCGGCTATGGTATTCCTTTTTCTTACCGCTCGTAGGGTTAATCACTTACATTCGGTGGAATTACCGATGGATCCTCTCTTTTAGTACACTGATGGCCATTGTCTTTTGCGTGATAAACCTGCTTAAACCCGAAATTCACAACAAAACGCTGATGCCGGCCTTGCAAAGTCCCTGGTTTGCGCCGCATGTAATCGTGTACATGTTTGCCTACGCAGTACTTGGTGCAGCTTTTCTTGTAGCCCTTTACCTGCTGTGGAAACAAAAGAATAAGTCGGCCGCCAGCAAATACATGGAGCTGAGCGACAACCTGGTGTATGTAGGCATAGCCTTCCTAACGATCGGAATGCTGTTCGGCGCCATCTGGGCCAAAGAAGCCTGGGGTCATTACTGGAGCTGGGACCCAAAGGAAACCTGGGCGGCAGCCACCTGGCTGGGATACCTGCTCTACATTCATCTGCGGAAGCACCAGCCCGAAAGTCATACCGCCGCGCTGGGAATAGTTATTTTCGCCTTTGTCTTGCTTCAAATATGCTGGTTTGGAATCAATTACCTCCCCGCTGCACAAGGAAGCAGTATCCACGTATATAACATGTGAACGAGCTGACTTCTACATCCAATTGTTGTTTCATCTTTACATCATTCATTTATAAATTTGCTGTTTGTTGAGGCGTAAGCGTCTCCGCGATACCGTCTTGTAAGATTCAATAAACTGTTATTACAGTTTAGTCCACTTGTCAGGGAGTAAATCCCGGTATATTTGGTCAGGAGCTGTTGGGCTAATGTAGGCCAACCGACTTAATATATCTGTGAAGTATTCGAAGGTATTAATTCCATGGAGCTTGCAGGAGATGGCCAGCGAGTATAGCAAAGCCGTTCTCTTAGCTCCCTGGTGAGAGCCACAAAAAAGAGAGTTCTTTCTGCTTAAAGATATACTTCGCATGCATCGTTCCACAGCATTGTTGTCCAAAGCATAGTCCGGACTAACAATGTAATTACACAGGGAATCATACTCGTTGAGCGTATAATTCGTGGCCTTAGAGAGCGGACTCTGTGGAAGGGTAGATGGGTTGGATTGTATTTCCAACAGTTTGCTTTTTAGTTCGGCTAGTATGGGTGGGGCGTACTTCTGTCTATATTTCAGGATTTTGACGGGCGTCCATTTCTTTTCGATCTTATGCTCCGCCTGATAGAGTCGGTTGATTGTATTAACAATCCCGATGGCTTCTTTATCATTTTCGATATCCAGGAACTCGCGCTTGCAATGCTGGAAGCAGGCCAACCGGATTATATCGGGATAGGCATCTGTCTCAAGTATTTTATAGTTGATCAGCCCGTCTGACTGGATGGCTCCTTTATATTGATTGCCGATATAGTTGGTGAGAACTTCACGGGATCGGGAACCGTTTTCGTAAAAGTACTG is from uncultured Macellibacteroides sp. and encodes:
- a CDS encoding glycine betaine/L-proline ABC transporter ATP-binding protein, producing MKEKIEIKNLSVIFGHDKSKAKRMLMEGKDKAEILKSSGCTVAVRNVNLEIKEGEVFVVMGLSGSGKSSLLRCLNRLNEPTLGDVFINGDNITRKSDKELQLLRRTELAMVFQHFGLLPHRTVLSNIAFGLELQGVKKEERENKALQTVDLVGLKGYENQRVNELSGGMQQRVGLARALANDASVLLMDEAFSALDPLIREQMQDELLQLQEKMKKTIVFITHDLHEAIKLGDRIAIMKDGEVVQVGTPEEILTEPANDYVARFVENVGRGRIVTAAAIMRKNPVIVRLKKEGPEAIIRKMREKNLFALPVVGADGKFLGEISLKDVVNLRKQGIKEIDSAIFSEVPSVLEITTVEDMLTLLPKIKQAIPVVSEDNVLLGVVSPSSIIIEMTGKDQNEIDKIIQNAIDL
- a CDS encoding cytochrome c biogenesis protein ResB produces the protein MWKHPWGYMEGAVICFGLFITGTILQLTVGPVNTILFQFPVNLIFAGIYWVCMLIMHLNKKRSAIIRWLSGMEASLTAIGAFLLMVLIMGLNKQTPIPSDIHSDGIVADIGFRQLTSSWSFLLIFLYMVTILLLTTLRKGLKFKRANIGFLLNHIGLSVVLWGAILGSGDIQRLHMVAQTGNPEWRASDAMGKISELPLAIQLEQFTIDEYPPKVMVIDNFTGVSLPNGKPEMLSMENDSLSGKLLDWQLTGSKYLSRAAWIQGKYVPYRNEGATAALYVKAKNLKSGTQKEGWISYGSFMFPHQALELDSGKSLVMPPCEPKRFASIVTVFTKEGKSIPATIEVNKPLKVNGWKIFLLGYDESMGRWSKTCTFELVKDPWIPVVYTGIIMMLAGALHLFLFTKTRRKKI
- the nrfH gene encoding cytochrome c nitrite reductase small subunit codes for the protein MKLTKFIDKILPSRRWKIYAILFFGVVCGLGFYTVYASRAASYLSDNPSTCVNCHIMSPFYATWNHSSHARNATCNDCHVPQDNVFRKYYFKGKDGMRHASIFAIRGEKQVIQAIDESATVIMENCIRCHTQLNTELVKTGRMNYDMVKAGEGKACWDCHRDIPHGGTNSLSSTPNALVPYPKSDTPEWLKKLLSEQ
- the ccsA gene encoding cytochrome c biogenesis protein CcsA; this translates as MTWDYFGWIVLASSLCWTAGALIAWKGMSRPLAVGITASGILLFFLFIIGLWISLERPPLRTLGETRLWYSFFLPLVGLITYIRWNYRWILSFSTLMAIVFCVINLLKPEIHNKTLMPALQSPWFAPHVIVYMFAYAVLGAAFLVALYLLWKQKNKSAASKYMELSDNLVYVGIAFLTIGMLFGAIWAKEAWGHYWSWDPKETWAAATWLGYLLYIHLRKHQPESHTAALGIVIFAFVLLQICWFGINYLPAAQGSSIHVYNM
- the nrfA gene encoding ammonia-forming cytochrome c nitrite reductase, with the protein product MENKIKSWQGWLLFAGSMIVVFILGMLASSINERRAEIVTIFNNKKTDIKGIESRNEVFADNYPREYNTWLQTADTSFRSEFNGNQMVDVLAQRPNMVILWAGYAFSKDYSTPRGHMHAIEDIVHTLRTGAPVSDTDGPQPATCWSCKSPDVPRMMQAVGVENFYKAKWGAMGSEIVNPIGCADCHEPEKMNLQISRPALIEAFERQGRDIKQASLQEMRSLVCAQCHVEYFFKGEGKYLTFPWDKGMTVETMETYYDENEYADYTHSLSKAPMLKAQHPDYELSQMGIHAQRGVACADCHMPYMSEGGVKFSDHHIQSPLAMIDRTCQVCHRETEETLRNNVYDRQRKANEIRNRLESELATAHIEAKFAWEKGATEAQMKPVLKALRAAQWRWDFAVASHGGAFHAPQEFQRILAHGLDNAMQARIATTKVLASLGFTGDVPLPDISTKGKAQAYIGLDMASEKQLKDEFIKTIVPEWLKKAKENNRLKDKN
- a CDS encoding Crp/Fnr family transcriptional regulator, with translation MEDYKLFSIPLFSGIQADKQGPFLAGLDYSVSSFRKGEIVVHAGDLCKHLYLLLKGKVKTEMVDRSGAALRIETIAASRPIASAFLFGENNRFPVNVTVLEDSMIMMVTRDSVMLSLLNNEVFLKNFLQFSASCMLCLTDKLRLLSCKTIRTRLIFYLLERVGNNSSDLILEETQQELSEHFGVTRPALAKVLYELVEEGLIMQERRQIRILNKQALRREIL